Within the Bacillus sp. FSL K6-3431 genome, the region ATCAATATGCCAAATTCTGCGTAATTTACTTGCTCCATCCATCACAGCTGCTTCGTGTAAATCAGGACTAATAGCAGTTAAAGCCGCTAAGTAAATAATCATTCCCCAGCCAAGATTTTGCCAGACGCCAGAAAAGACAAATAGTGGCTTAAACCATTCAGCAATCCCAAAAAAGAAGATAGGATCACCACCAACCAACACAATTAGTTGGTTAATAATTCCGCTTCGTGGAGATAAGAATAAATACAACATTCCAACCAAAACTACTACTGAAATAAAATGCGGTGCGTAGGTAACCGTTTGGACAACTCGCTTAAAACGTGAGCTTACCAATTGGTTTAATAAAAGTGCCATAATAATGGGTATTGGAAACATTGCTAATTCAAATACCGCTAAGCCCATCGTATTTTTTAAGACAGTCCAAAACTGATAAGAATTAAAAAAGCGTTCGAAATGTTCTAAACCAATCCATGGGCTACCATTGATCCCGAGGACTGGGTTGAAGTTCTTAAAAGCAATTTGTACCCCATACATAGGAAAATAGTGAAATACTAAAAAATAAATCAATGTTGGTAGAAGTAAAAGATATAATTGGTAACTTCTCACTATTTTTTTCATTGTACTTGAACGTTTCTTCTGCCTAAGGATCACAGCTTGTTCTTTTTGAAGTGCCATACTTCCTTGTTCATCCATATCGTCTCCCCCATTCCTCATCTGAAAACGGATACATTATATCCATGTAGCTAACGCCGCCCTCTCATTGCTAGTATCATAAAGGAGTTTTTTGAGGCAACGCAACCGGTAAATTCCACATACATATGCGAGAACAAACTTTATTTGAAAAACGCTTCGTTTCACACAATCGGCTAAAAGCAAACCAATATGCCAAATACGCACACATACTAAATCATTGATATACTGCATTCTTTCGAGATATTTCAATATTATCCATGAAATGTCACTGCTGCTAGACAATGAAAAAAAAGCCTAGCTAAGCTAAGCTTCCCATTACTTGTTATTTGCATATTTTTTTCTGTATTCGCCTGGTGTTAGTTGTGTCGATTGCTTAAACCTTCTAATAAAACTAGAAACATCACTATAACCTACCTGCGTAACAATTTCTTTTATTGGGATATCCGTTGTTTCTAGCAGATGTTTCGTCTGATCCATCCGTAAACGATTCAAATGTTGCAAAATAGTATCCCCTGTTTGCTTTTTAAAATAACGCATAATATATGTTTCAGATAAGGAAAAGTGGCTCGCAAGCGATTGGATAGAAAATGTATAATCTCGATAGTTCTCTTTCATATATACCAAAATGTCATCCAACAATTTTTGATTGGAGGTAGTCCTGTCATCATGTCGAAAGGCAGCCTGGATCATCTTTGTTACTGTATCTTCTATTTCTTCCACAGAATGAAAATCATTAATAAGAAAAACATCTGGCAAAGTACCACCGACCTCTTTTTGAAAACGTCGCATATCATGAACTATTCTCATGATAGTGCTCGATACATCGAAACTGAGGCATTTCGCCATAAATAAATTCGTATCTTCTGCCTTAATAATACGCACAATCTGATCAATGATCTTATCTACCTGTTCCTTATCTTTTTGCCTTAAAAACAATTCCAACTGTTCTACAATTCGCTTATCATACCATTGAACGCTTGGATTTTGCGCAGAAGTTTCTGTAAAAAAAATGATTTGATCCACACCTTTAATTAATTTATAATGAAGCGCTGTAGATGCCTCTAAATGGGACTTTCCTATTTGCGTGATATCATGATAACTCTGTCCAACACCAATCGTTATCGTAGAAGATTGACTCCTGATATAGTCCTGATACCAGCTCATCAATAAGGATACATCCACCTCACCAGACAAAATAATTGCTATTTTAGATGTTTCGAATAAATCAATTTGATACTTTTCTTTATTCGGTAAGTGGGATAACGACTCTTCAACTATATTATTTTTCATTTTAAATGGAGGGAAATCTTGTTTATGGAAGTCTACTAACATGACGAAGTATGACGAGTCTTTTAAAATCAAATCAACTTCCTTCCCCAATGCATTAAAGTCTGTATAATCGGTCATTTCTCCTCTTAATAAACGAGTCAACAGATGCTGTTGGAGAACAGGACGACTGCTCTCCACACGCTTACTTAACATTTGATTCACCGAATCCGTATAATCTATTGCTCCCCATACTTTATCTAGCTCGTGACGATGATCCCCAGCAAGTGCCCACTTTTCGTCCGCACGCCGGATTAACCTGCGCAATGGTCTATAGTTCATGTACATACCTAAATAAATGAGCAATCCCCCCGTACCGAATATGACGATATAAGAGAATAATACCTTATTTCTAACACTATGGATTTCCTTCATCAGTTCTTTTTCTGGCGTTATCGTAATGTATGTCCAATCAAGAAATTCAGAATTCACGTAGGAAATAAAATATGTTTGATCCCCTAATGTCAGATTTCGAACCCCTTGAACTCCCTCTTTTTTTATCTCTTTGTTAATAAGGGATAAATCGGTATCCTTATGATAAAGACTTGCCACTATCTGCTCATTTTCATCTAATATAAAAGCATTTCCTTCCTCCGTATGGACAACATTTTTCAACATATCCTTCATCACTTTTTCCTTAATTAAAAAAAGTAGTGTCCCATAGGGCTTGTTATTATTTAAAGGTATAGGCACCCCATAAGTAATCATCCGGGATTGAACCCCATTGAATAACTTAATATCTTCAGCGTTCCGCAAAAACTGGTCTTCACTTTCATTGATATCTTGATAGAACTCATCATATGGCCAATGCATGTACTGATAGTGCGACTGGAGGAAAAGTGGAACAGAATAACTAGAATCTCCAGAATATATATAATCTCCATCTCTAATATAATAAAAAAGATCATAAATAAAATCATTTCCCACTTTATAGTTTAATAACTTCTTTGCCTTAAACACATCATAGAAGTTATTAATACTATATGGCGTTAACTCAGGTTGAGTCGAGATCTGCATAGAAATATTATGCAATTCAAGTAACTTCGTATCCATAATATCTTTCATCTGTGTCAACTTTTGCTTATTTGATGCAGTTACCTGTTCTTTTAAACTCGTCATTAACTGGAAATGAATAATATACCCCATGATAAAGATAGGGATAATGAGTAGAATAATATAAAATAATAAATGCTGATAAATGAGTGGAATTCTTAAGTTCTTCACCAATGGCCCCCTCGTTTATTTAAAAACAGCAGATGCATAAAACCATTATTTTCATTGAATTTCCTTATCTAAAAGTAAGCGATACCATATTTATTGTCAATCAGTCTATAGAAATTACGCTAAAATTCAATAGTTACAAATTGTTAGACATAGATTGTCTAATTAACAATATATCTCAGCTCTTCAGTCAAATGTAGATATTTCTACAAACCAAGTTTTCACCAACAAAAAAAGCTATCGCCCCCCTCCACATAGAGAGGGATCGATAGCTTTTTTGTTTACTTTAATAATAACTTACTTCTGAAGCGAATTATTATCGACGGTCATATTAATTTTCTTCATTACCATACGTGTATGTTACGGGCTCTGACATATTACCACTGTAGTCTTCCATAACGATTGTGACTACACCGCTCTCTGACGGAACTTTAATATTCCTTGAGGCTGTGCTTGAATTTAAATAGCTTTTCCCTCTTGTTCCGTATGGGGTAGAAGTTGTATATTCATTCTGGAAAGTTAATGGCTTTCCATCCACATAAGCATACATTCTCCACCAATCTTCTTGTCTTGGAGCGTCAAGACTAATGTAGGAAGATGCACCACTCTTAGCAACTTTAATCTCGCCGCTGTATGGTTCAATGTTTACATCCTTTAGTTTACCTGTATAGAGAATAGGTTCACCTTGTTTGTTATTAGGTCCTACTACGGACAGAGCTAATGAATATTCCGAGCCATCTGCTATAGGGATAGCGATCTGAGTTGAGGTAGTTCGCATATCTACAGTCTTTTTAAAAGTCTCCTTTTTGGTACTGTTAATAAATGAAACTTCCAGGTTGATGCTAGAATATTTCATTTTTGGTTTTTTCCAACTTATATCTAAAGTTTCTACATTTGCAGATTGCATAAGGTTTCCACTTGGAGTCAAAGCTTCCTCTACAGTTATATCTCTTACCTTTGTCGAAAAATCATAACTAGTTGTTGCAGGTGTGCTCTCCGTTTTGTCTGCACCAACTGCTCTTAGCTCTAAGCTTACTATTTTCTTTTCACCATATAACGATTTGATATAGAATGTATCCCCATATGTTCCACCTAAGTATACTCTTTTACCGTTAGACAGGTTTGCATATAAGTTATATTGTTTTACTTTGCTATAATCTTCTATATCCCAGGCTACTATCATTTCATTTGTATCGTGAGCTTTTTTCACTGTAAATCCTGTTGGTGTATCAGGGGTTACATCTGAGCCATTAGTAATTTTGATTTCCCCTATGTTCATTTGGTATTTTTCAATTACAGAACCTTCCTGTAGTCCAAATGATAATCCTATTGCTGAAATTTCTTTACCTGTAAACTTGCTTAAATCAAGCTCTTTAGTAACCCATTTTTTAGACTTTTTATTAGCCTCAGGAACGTTAATATATTCAATCTTATTGGGCTCATCTTTGAATATTAAACCGACTTTCATATTAGATTTATCTGTTTTCGATGATTTGTTGTACGCAATTGATAACTTGCTGTTTGCCTCTACGTCTAAATTAGTTTTATATAGGCGCAAGAAGTTTTCAGCATTAAGCTTACCTGTTACTACAAGTGAACTTCCACCATCATAAGCGCCAATTTTTTTATAGTCGTATGCTTCTGTATTATATTTTTTACCATAATCAAAGTCTACCGCAAGCTTGTTTTCACTTGTTGTGTCAATCCACCATTGCCATGTTGGAAGAATATCTTGAAGGTTAATATTTGACCATTGATTATCATTAATAACTTTACCCTTCTGATAATACTCCATACCGTGTCCTGTGTTAAAGTTTGTCGCAAATGTTGAGTCGCTAATTACTGAACGCTCGCTTGCAAAATGTGCAACTCCGGCCCATCCACCAGCATTATCCGCGTCAACATCGGGTCTAGAATGCCCTGGTTTTTTCCCTGTATTAGTCGGATCCATTAAAACGCCTGAATAATACATTCTTTCCCGTTCTGCTACCATCCATTGATTTTCAGCCTCTTCTGCTTTCCGTTCTAAATTAAGTTGAATAAAATCACTAGGAGTGAACAACGCTACACTACCCATTAGATTACCAGTTTCATCAAGTAAGTTTTCAACATCACTCGCGGAACCATGTGAACCGCTTAACTTTCCTTGGGCTGCTTCAACTCCGAAAAAAACTTGTTTAAAAGGGTCTATTCCTCTATCAGCAGCATGCTGTAAAGAAGTCTCAATCCTGTTAGATCTAAACCAGTCATAATTTATAAAGAGGGAATCATTTACATTTCCATATTTATCATCTTTAATCCAGTGGCTGTTTTTTTCATTCAGCTGATTTTGATATTGTAATCTACCGTCTGGAAGAATTGAGTCGTACGATTGAATATAAAGACCATTTTCCATTAGATATTTTGTAAACTGCTTATAGATAGGAACATCAGCAGCAGGGACAGTTTCTTCTAAATTAATGAAAAAACCATCAAAACCATAATAATTTGCAAATTCAATTAGTTTTTTTCCAATTGGAAATTCGCCATTCTCATCTTGTGCAATCATCTGTTTAGGAGCTTGACCTGCACGTGGTAAAAATATAGCCCCTAGAGATTTAACCCCATTTTTATGTGCTGCATTGGTATATGCAGGGTTAGGTACATTTATAATACCAAATTCGAAGAATCTATTTTGCCAAGGGCCTTCTGGTTCATAAAGACTCATGGGTACTCCTTTAGTTACTACCCCATGCCATGAAGCATAGTAGTCTGTGTATTGCCAAAAGTTATATTGGTATTGGCTAAAATCATTATTATACGGCAGTCCTTCAAAAAAAGAGTTCCCGTAGTCACCTCCCATAACTAAAATTTCCGCTTCTGATTTAAGGTTTTGATTTGCCTGTGTTGCTGCTAATGGTTCTATACGCTCCTGAATAGGAACATTTGCACGCATTAATTCTGCATATGGGTCTGTTTCAGGTGACCACTTTTCGATATCATATATACGATGCCCAACCATACGGGGTTGATTGTCGCCTGTTGCAGCATCTCCTGTATATGGCCAAGTATCGGCTAACACAGCTCCTACACCTAGAATTCCAGCACTACTTAAAACTTGTACCAACATGAGGACTGCTACAAACAATACTGTTATTCTTTTCATCTTGCTATTTTTATATAGTTTGTGACCTTTATACACCTTTTCCACTTTCCTTCCTCATATATATTTTTAAATGAAGATACAATTACAAACGTTAGTATCAAGACATGAGTGAGTCCCTTTAATGGTTTTTCATAAGATACTCCTCCATTTCATAAAAATATACCACCGGTATAAGACACTCATTTTGCCAATTTCTCCAAAAAACTTAGCCCTCACCTCCTTTGTTTCATTTCATAAGTCTTTCGAAAATAATCTCCGCTTCACATGTATTAGGTAGTAATAGTTTATTGCGAAGGGAAAATATTTAAATATCACCAAACTCCAAACCCGTCATGAAACTCTTCGTTTAAAATCGACACCAAGTTATCTCTTCATTCTAAAAGTTTACAATTTTGTAAATTTATATTTCTTATACTATCAGCTGCATTGTAAGCGCTATACTTGATAAATCATATTTTAATTGGACTAATCATAGCAAACTTCCATCTTCTTGCTATACTGCAATATTCATTATCTGTAACTCCCTCTCAAATCCACTTATTATTAACGATAGCCGGGAACACTTCCCCATCGGCATAACTGTAAAAAAATCCATTAGTGCCTAGCACCGCAAAACATGTTATACTATGTTACATGTCCGCGTTGATACATTAAAGTAATATGTTGTTCCCTCTATTCTGATGGGAATTTTTATTACAAAGGGAGTTTACATAAATGAAAAAAGAAATGTCAATATGGTTGGCATTAATTCCGATAGTTGGATTAATTGGTTCTGCCACTGCTTCCATTTTCATATGGAAAGCTGGGATGCACGTCCCTTTATTGATCGGTGTTATCGCCGCGGCAATTGTTGCAGTTGTATGTGGATGGAGTTGGATGGATGTTGAAAAAATGATGGTGAACGGTGTTGCTAGAGCATTACCCGCCGTTTTCATCTTACTCATCATTGGTATTATTGTAGGAACTTGGATCGCAAGTGGTGTCATCCCAACGATGATTTATTATGGGCTTTCCATTATTCACCCTGCATTTTTCGTTCCAATCGTCGCACTTGTGACAGGCATTGTTTCTATTACATTAGGAAGCTCTTTCACTTCGATTGCCACAATTGGACTTGCCTTTATGGTCATCGGAGAAGGGCTGGGCTTTTCTGCTGGACTCGTTGCAGGTGCAGTAATTTCTGGTGCTTATTTCGGTGATAAATTATCGCCATTATCCGACACAACTAACATTGCCCCTGTAATGGCCGATACAGACTTATTTAGCCACATAAAACATATGCTTTGGGACACCATTCCTGCATTTGTAATCGCCATTATCATGTATGGGATTGTTGGTTTTACTGTAGCGTCTAATAATACAGTAAATACAAGTACTATTGACATTATTAATGGTGGTTTAAAAGACGTGTTTGTCATTCACCCACTATTATTACTTATGCCATTGCTCACAATCTTTTTAATGATGAAAAGAATTCCAGCCATTCCCGCTTTGATTGGAGTAGGTTTCCTTGGCGGGGTACTTGCGATCATTATTCAAGGAATACCAATATCAGAAGTAATTCAAATCATGACAAATGGATTTTCAGTTACAACTGATGTTGATGCCGTTGACTCCTTATTAAATCGCGGTGGCTTAATGTCCATGTTAGGGACTGTCGCATTATTAACCATTGCGACCGCTTATGGAGGAATTTTAGAAGAAACCGGAGCTTTTGATGTGTTGACTGGAAAGATAATGGACAAGGTGCACTCCACTGGAATGCTTATTAGCTCAACGATTCTGTCCACATTCATTGTTGCCTTCGCTAGCGGCGCTCAATTTCTAGCAATTATTTTACCTGCAAGAACATTTGCGAAAAAGTATAAAGAAATGGGTATCGATACGAAGAACCTGTCACGCAGTGTAGAAGCTGCAGGCACAGTCGGAATAAACCTCGTTCCCTGGGGTGTCCCTGCCGTATTTGCCATGGGTATCCTCGGTGCCAGTCCAGGAGAATTCATTCCTTATAGCTTCTTTGTATTCCTTGTACCATTGATCAATATTATTTTCGGCTTCACTGGTTGGACAATTACAAAAAAGCAATATGCTGAAACGAAAGGAAATACATCACTATGAGTGAAGTTATTGTAAATGTTTTAGGGACAGCGCAAGATGCTGGCGTACCACATCCAAACTGTTTTTGTGAAAATTGCAGCCGTGCGCTCGAAGACCCAAGTTTTAAACGATTAGCCGCCTCTTTAGCTATTATTCTACCAGCTGAACGAAAATGGCATTTGCTAGATGCTACACCTGATTTAAAAGAACAAATGGCTAGATTACAATTAAAATATCAGCTACAAACACAGTTAATGGATAGTATCTTTCTATCCCACGCACATATGGGGCATTATCCAGGATTATTATTTCTAGGTCGTGAAGCAATTGGAGCGAAAGAAGTCCCAGTAATGGCAGGAAAACAGATGAAACGGCTATTAGAAAGTCACGCACCATGGAGTCAATTAACAAAACTTAGAAATATCGATGTGAATGGAATGGAAAATGGCCAAGTCGTACGGATTGATCCGCAAGTAACTGTCACATTTATAGAGGTTCCACATAGAAACGAATTCTCTGAGACTTTTGCCTTTTTGATCGAAGGACCGAAAAAGAAATTACTCTACGTTCCAGATATTGACCGCTGGGAACAATGGGATCAAGACCTCGACAAGATTTGCGAAGAGGTGGATATTTGCTTACTTGACGGCACCTTTTACTCCTCTAAAGACCTTGAGAAAATAGGCCGCGATTATCGAGAGATACCACATCCCGTGATGACAGAAACAATGGACAGACTTCAAGATTTAGCTGAACAAAAGGAAATATATTTTACCCATGTCAACCATTCCAATCCAGCTATTCATAGAAATAATGAAGTGAGAAACATAATTGAATCAAGGGGCTTTCACATCGCTGAAGAAGATATGGAGTTCAAGTTGTCTTAATGCATTGGATTCACTAGATGGGGGTGTCGGCTTTTTAGGAGCCCCTCCCGATTTTATCATATCATCCTCATCGCGAAAAAGGCACGACCTGGTCATCGGACGCACTTCGATTTCCCTCCCTGCAAAAAAGCAGGACTATGGTAAATCGAACGTCTATCGATTGCCCCTCCCTGCGAAAAAAGCAGGACTATGGTAAATCGAACGTCTACCGATATCCCCTCACTGCAAAAAAGTAGAACTAAGGTAAATCGAACGCCTACCGATATCCCCTCCCTGCGAAAAAAGCAGGAACAAGGTAAATCGAACGTCTACCGATATCCCCTCACTGCAAAAAAAGTAGAACTAAGGTAAATCGAACGTCTGCCGATATCCCCTCCCTGCGAAAAAAGCAGGAATAAGGTAAATCGAACGCCTACCGATTGCCCCTCCCTGCGAAAAAGTCAGGAATAAGGTAAATCGAACGCCTACCGATTGCCCCTCCCTCCGAAAAAAACAGGACTAAGGTAAATCGAACGTCTACCGATATCCCCTCACTGCAAAAAAGTAGAACTAAGGTAAATCGAACGCCTACCGATATCCCCTCCCTGCGAAAAAAGCAGGAATAAGGTAAATCGAGCGCCTACCGATTGCCCCTCCCTCCGAAAAAAGCAGGAACAAGGTAAATCGAACGTCTGCCGATATCCCCTCCCTGCGAAAAAAGCAGGAATAAGGTAAATCGAACGCCTACCGATTGCCCCTCCCTGCGAAAAAAGCAAGAACAAGATAAATCGAACGTCTATCGATTGCCCCTCCCTCCGAAAAAAGCAGGAATAAGGTAAATCGAACGCCTATCGATTGCCCCTCCCTGCGAAAAAAGCAGGACTATGGTAAATCGAACGTCTATCGATTGCCCCTCCCTGCGAAAAAAGCAGGACTATGGTAAATCGAACGTCTATTGATTGCCCCTCCCTGCGAAAAAAGCAGGAATAAGGTAAATCGAACGCCTACCGATTGCCCCTCCCTGCGAAAAAGACACTCCCAAGGTCAATTGAGCGCACCCCACTCCAATCAATTGACATTTTTTTTAAATGAGAGCAAGATGAAAAATCAGCTAAAAGCCGTTTTACCAATTTTCCCTGCTTATCGGACAGCTCCATCTTTTTGTGATTCATGAGCATGTACTTGATAAATTAGAATCTTGTTTGAAGCACTTTTTTAATAAAAGCGGTACTATTAAAGCACCAAATCATCATTAAATACGAGATAATATGTATAAACATCCCATTAGGTTAATTCCCTTTCTAGTATGAATAGTATGCAAATTAATCCTATTAGTGCCTACCAGATCGAAACATGTTATACTATGTTACATGTCCGCGTTGATACATTAAAGCGCGCAGTTATTACGCATGCCATTCCCTCCTTTCGGATGGGGGTTTTTATTTTTTTATAAAGGGAGTTTATATAAATGAAAAAAGAAATATCAATCGGGATAGCACTAATTCCGATACTTGGATTAATTGGTTCTGCCATCGCTTCTATTTTCATCTGGAATGCTGGCATGCATATCCCATTATTGATCGGCGTTATAGCAGCAGCTATAGTTGCTGTGATATGTGGATGGAGCTGGATTGACGTAGAGAAAATGATGGTGAATGGTGTTGCTCGAGCTTTACCTGCTGTGTTCATCTTATTTATAATCGGCATCATTGTAGGTACTTGGATTGCTAGTGGTGTTATCCCAACGATGATTTATTATGGTCTTTCGATCATTCACCCAGCGTTTTTCGTCCCAATCGTTGCACTTGTTACTGGCATTGTTTCCATTACACTAGGTAGCTCTTTTATTTCCATTGCTACAATTGGCATTGCCTTCATGGTCATTGGAGATGGATTAGGTTTCTCCGCGGGTCTTGTTGCCGGAGCGGTGATTTCAGGTGCTTACTTCGGAGATAAATTATCGCCATTGTCCGATACAACCAATATCGCACCTGTCATGGCAGACACAGACTTATTTAGCCATATAAAGCATATGCTTTGGGATACGATCCCAGCATTTGTCATTGCCATTATCATGTACTGGGGTGTTGGATCTTTTGTAGCATCTAATAATACGGTAAATACTGATGCAATTGACATCATTAAAACTGGCTTACAGGATCTATTTATTATTCATCCATTGTTATTACTTATGCCGCTATTTACAATCTTTTTAATGATCAAGCGCATTCCCGCCATCCCTGCATTAATTAGTGTAGGTTTTCTTGGCGGTATCATTGCGATCATTGTTCAAGGTATATCTGTGTCGGAAGTCATTCAAACGATGACAAGTGGATTTTCTGTTTCTACCGGTGTCGATGCAGTTGATTCCTTATTAAATCGAGGTGGCTTAATGTCTATGCTAGGCACTGTTGCAATACTAATTATTGCGACTGCTTTTGGAGGCATATTAGAAGAGACGGGCGTTTTTGTTACATTGACAGGAAAAATAATGGACAAGGTGCGTTCCACCGGATCACTTATTAGCTCAACAATTTTGTCCACATTCGTTATTGCTTTTGCAAGCGGCGAACAATTTTTATCGATTATTCTACCAGCAAGAACATTTACAGAAAAGTATAAAGAGATGGGGATCGATACGAAAAACCTATCACGAAGTGTAGAGGCCGCTGGAACAGTCGGAATCAACCTTGTTCCATGGGGGGTAACTGCTGTATTTGCCACAAATATGCTTGGTGCTAGTCCAGGCGAATTTATCCCATTTAGCTTCTTTGTTTTTCTTGTGCCACTTCTTAATGTGATCTTTGGCTTTACAGGTTGGACCATTGCCAAAAAAGAATATGATGAAACCAAGGAGATATATCGCTAGGAATATATTTGATTACTGAAGTACCACGCCAAACGCGTGGCTGTTTAGCAAAAGGAATTTTGACACATACTACAACTGATTAAAAAAACACGATGCGAATGAAATGCATCGTGTTTCTATTTAATTATTCTTTTACAATTTAAATTGCTGAACTAGACCTTGTAGCTCCTCTGCGATTTCTGATAATGACATCGCTGAACTGCGGATCTCTTCCATCGAAGCTAATTGCTCCTGTGTCGATGCTGAAACATTTTGTGCCCCGCCTGATGTAGAATCTGCTACTTTAGCTACTTCCTCGAAAGTTTGAACAAACTGTTCTGTTCCAGAAGAAATTCCTTCGATTTCTGATGTAACTTGTTCAATCTGTTCCGTTATCGTATTAACAAAACCTGTAATAGCCGTAAATGACTCACCTGCATGGCTTACTACCTCTATACCTCTGTCTACTTCTGTTGTTCCTGACTCCATTGATTTCACTGCAATGGAAGTCTCTTTCTGGATAGCCCCAATCATTTGTCTAATCTGTTCAGTCGATTGTGCCGATTGCTCTGCAAGCTTGCGCACTTCATCAGCCACAACAGCAAAACCTTTTCCAGACTCTCCCGCCCTGGCTGCTTCAATAGCCGCATTAAGTGCAAGTAAATTTGTTTGATCGGCTATGCCTGTAATGACATCAACTATTTTACTAATTTCCTGTGATTGACTGTCTAAAACCTGGATACTACCTGATAGT harbors:
- a CDS encoding methyl-accepting chemotaxis protein, which produces MRTSLSEVILNVREKSSTLAASSEQLNASTEENTSATEQISSSIQEVAAGMEIQSNRIEQSTIMAEEMSKSIQYIVSSSNEVSQTAVNATSAVEEGNKAIETTVGQMEYIKDTVHELSGSIQVLDSQSQEISKIVDVITGIADQTNLLALNAAIEAARAGESGKGFAVVADEVRKLAEQSAQSTEQIRQMIGAIQKETSIAVKSMESGTTEVDRGIEVVSHAGESFTAITGFVNTITEQIEQVTSEIEGISSGTEQFVQTFEEVAKVADSTSGGAQNVSASTQEQLASMEEIRSSAMSLSEIAEELQGLVQQFKL
- the nhaC gene encoding Na+/H+ antiporter NhaC — protein: MKKEISIGIALIPILGLIGSAIASIFIWNAGMHIPLLIGVIAAAIVAVICGWSWIDVEKMMVNGVARALPAVFILFIIGIIVGTWIASGVIPTMIYYGLSIIHPAFFVPIVALVTGIVSITLGSSFISIATIGIAFMVIGDGLGFSAGLVAGAVISGAYFGDKLSPLSDTTNIAPVMADTDLFSHIKHMLWDTIPAFVIAIIMYWGVGSFVASNNTVNTDAIDIIKTGLQDLFIIHPLLLLMPLFTIFLMIKRIPAIPALISVGFLGGIIAIIVQGISVSEVIQTMTSGFSVSTGVDAVDSLLNRGGLMSMLGTVAILIIATAFGGILEETGVFVTLTGKIMDKVRSTGSLISSTILSTFVIAFASGEQFLSIILPARTFTEKYKEMGIDTKNLSRSVEAAGTVGINLVPWGVTAVFATNMLGASPGEFIPFSFFVFLVPLLNVIFGFTGWTIAKKEYDETKEIYR